The following is a genomic window from Calypte anna isolate BGI_N300 chromosome 7, bCalAnn1_v1.p, whole genome shotgun sequence.
CGCTCGCCATCCCTCAGCTGTGACACACACTCCTCGTGGGCTGTTGTTTCCAGGGGAGGTGAAGGATACAGCTATGCAGGACGcgctggagctggaggagcccGGGTTCCTggagggctgcagccccccGGGTCCCCTGCGGGTGCAGCCCcgcatctccagcagcagcagctcccgcAGCCGGCTCAGCTCCATCACCCTGGGCAGCGAGGACAGCTGCTACCAGAGCGGTGCCTTCGAGGACTGGGCCGTGGAGGGCCTGAGCTGCCAGATCAGCCTGGAGGACGACTGCGTCTTCCCCGGGGAGGGGGACGGTGCCGCCGGGCGCTCCTGCCTGCGGAGGAACCGCAGCATCAGCAGCGGGTCCGCGTCCTCGCTCTGGGAAGGcggcagctgcagcagcagttttggAACCCTCCCGCGGAAAAGCAGGAGATCCAGCGTGCGAAAGCATCTGTTGAAATTCATCCCGGGCCTCcagcaggcactggaagaggaggaaagtcGGGTGTGACATTGCAGGTGTCCTTGCTGTCGGGCTCTGCCACCGCCCTCTGGTACCGAAGGCAGCAGCTCTCCGAGAGCACGTGGTGAGTGAAACGTGGTGGCACTGcacttttcctctcctcaaACAACCTTACAACAGGACTGATGGCATTTAAAATACTctgggtttttaaattattttaatttttaatcagagCACACTGTGGACCTCCTCATTAACGTGAAAAATGACTGACTCTGAAACGTGAAGAACATTTGCAGAACTTCCCCAGCATACTTCATTGCtaataacaatttttaattgaatGCAAACTGACTTTTTAGCTATTTATTTCCTGTTACCAAAGTCAATATCTTCCAAAGGTCTTTAATAAAGCAAGTGCTTCTACTGAGAGCACTTCTGCATTCTGGCCAGCCGCCATATAAGCCTGCAATAACCTGGTGTATCAGCTGTGATCCGgccatggaatcacagaattgttcagATTGTTCAGAtgggacctttaagatcctccagtccaaccattaacccatGTTCCtgagagcatctctgctggtAGCCATTATCCCATGTCTTGCCAGATGGGCCTTATCCCagggggtctggagcagaaaggACCCTCCTGAGGACCCCCCCAGCCCTTGCCCCCTCTGCTGAGCCAGCACAGGGGAAGCTGGTGATGGCAGGTGACACCTGGGGACCCCCTCAGAGGTCTGTGCTGGGGACCTCTGTGGCCCCAGGGGTGGCAGAAGATCCCCTTGTCTGGAGGGTCATTGGCTGTTCACCTCTCCAGACAGTGAGATGAACTTGGTAGCTGAGTGATTTGGTACTTATGGGCTTgaatgtgaaggaaaaaaagttttgatttCTTCTCAGGCAATGCAGAATTAGGCTGTCCCTTCATCCCAAGTGACCCAGTTGTGTTTTTCAAATCCAACAGGAAGAATTTTCAGTGTAACTGAAATACCTGATGTGACTCATAGATGGGGGCAGACAGTTGTTTACCactcaggtgctgctgctgctgctgcaggatttcCTGTTCTTCTCAGAAACCTCAGACTCGATTCAGTAGCTTCCCTCAGAGAtgaaaacccaaataaaaacaaCCTGTTCCCAATACTTTTCTAATTAATGACTGTTGCTGAGCCAGTAGGATCTGTGCCAGTGTCCGTCATGTCTCTTAAATGGATTGAGTAGATGTTACTGCAGCAAGTGTCCAGGAGAGCTGAAGGGTGGTCAGAAGAGCAGCTCACCAGGGATTTACACATGGGAATGATGTGTGGGCCATGCTGCTGAGCACAACACTCAATTATTTTCATCTGGACAAGCTGGAGCTAAGGGCAGATACATGGGTGCCCAGCAGTGACTGTGGACACAGATCTGGTGAGGATTGTCTTCTCGTTCCAAAGAGAACAAAGAGCTCCAGCACtcagaaagggaccttaaacTCAGTCAGATTTTGCAGTCAGGACAGTGGCAGAGGTGGGGCTGGACAGGGTGCCTTGGCCACAGCCCACATCCTCTACCGTGTTTTATAGAGggggaaatgtattttaaacactgtATGGACTCTACTGTGTCTCTGGTGGAAATTAATGCAGTTTTGTGATCCAAAGCAGCGATTCCTTGTGGCACAGAAAGTTGATTTGACATACTTTGGGAGACAGGTGCTTGCTCTTAGTTTGGAGAGGCTGGCTGAGCCTGGACAAGTTTAAGGCAGgccttaaaacaaaacaaaccaaccccaaaataAACGATGCTCCTCCAGTGGGGGTGGGAGCATGTTCTGGTTGCTACCAGAGGACATCAGACGTTCAGAGCAGTGTCAAAACCAGGATGTGGGCTACAGGCAGGTGCTGTGGTGTGGGGACCAGCGTGCCCCAGGGGAGACCTGAGGGCTCTCCTAATGTGTCCTTTCTGCTTGCAGAGGGTGGCCCGGGGCTGaccctggcaggaggagggtgGGTGATGCTCTGGGGGATGCTGTTGTTAGCAGGCTGGGGCTCCCAGCGAGGGGTGCCCAAGGGCTCTGGACCTGTAGGATCACTGAAGGGTTTGCTTGATTGCCTCATGGCCCGGGGGTCaccttttcttgttgctttgtTCTGCTGTGCTCAGTGGTTCCTTCACCCACCACTTCTCTGTGCACTCCCCAGGGGTGGCTGTGGTgctgcctctccccctcagcccctctctgctgctttctcaccCCACATTTCCTTTCTGGTGCAGCTCCTTCAGAGgctctgctgtgcagcagctgggggCACAAAGCTCTCCGAGCACTGAAGAGAAAATCATGAAACGCCGTTATTGTGGGTGGCTgagcctgccctgcctgcccctgccaGGCGAGGCCATGGATACAGCTGAGGATGTCTTTCGGTGCTGCACACccctgcctggcactgctgtCTGCATAAAGCcgtggctgtgctgggctgtgctccCGAGAGCTCCAGTAAAGCCAGCTGGCTGCGGTGGCTCTGCTGCCATCGGCAGTGCCGGGCTGGTGGCACcgctggggacagggctggcagTGTCcggggctgctgggggctgtgctgggcatgctctgctcctggcagcagccccagcctcagctccttccagaacagcctttctctttttcctaagAGCTTCCAGAGGCAGAAACCAGACCACCCCAGGTTGGTGCAAACGCAATGTTTTCCCAGCCCTGAGAGGTGGTTTTGCCCCTCTGTGCCCTGCTGCCTGAAGTGGGTGAACTCTCAAccacctttcctttttccccagcCCAACTCTGAATTCTGCCTGCTTGAAAATCCCCTCGGGGACGCTGCAGCATCCCTGCGGCTCCCAGGTTCAGTTCCCGGGGTGACCCGGGGGTGACAGATGGCCCTAGGGCCAGCCTGGGGAGAACAACCTGTGCAGGAAAATACCTTCGAGCACCCGGGAGCTGCTCTCCTCTCACCAGCCATCCCTCCGGGCTCCTTGCCCAGGGTTTgccagcaggaaagcagcagcttttgaaaACACAACTCTGTCCAAATTGGGATGGTTCTACAAGTGCCCATGGCTTGTCAGTAGCGTGTTCTCACTGCCATCCCTCTGGCACGGATCCTGCTCCTGCAAACCCCTGCAAACAGGACCTGCCACGGCCACCGCTCCCTCTTCCTGCAGTGACTGAACCACTGTGGCTCTCATGATCCACCTCACCGACTTCCACATCCCTGCTGTGCCCCAGTGTCTCTGGCATCCCAGGTGCAGTTTCAGGACAGCTCTAACGGGGGTTTCCTACTGCAGAGGTCCCGCTGGAAGCGGCTCATCTTGGGTCAGTGCAAACCCTGCTCCACCAGCCTGGGAGAATGTGAGTTGTCGGGAATTGGTCATGCAACCAATAGGTGGCACCAGGAATTGTCTGAACATGTTTCAGTGTGATTTTGGAACCAAGAAATCAGGCGGGCGGGGAGGTGGTCTTGTCCCccgtccctgtccccatgggagCAGGCACAGCTCAGCAGGGCTCCCCTGGTTTGGGGGGTTGCTAATGTGAAGCCTGGGTGGGCGTTTGCCCCTCACCTCTACACCAAGAGAAAccctggggacaggagctgtCAAACAGGGAATCACCTGAAGGGTCCCTTTGGATTATCTGGGGGATAACTTGGCAAGAGCAGGAGGTGACCTTGCTCTCGCCAGCCGTCAGCCTGGGATGGgcagcagcctctcctcctgAGGGCACCTACAGCTGAGTGGTGTCAGCTTGCTTTCCAGCCTCATGATCTGTTTGTCTTTCACCATCCTTTTCCAGGAAAAGGttgattttataaataattttaaatcaaattcaTTTTCATAACATCGATGAaaagtttttacttttaatgATGCAAGTTCACAGGTGAACAAAACCAGTGGAAAGGCTTTGGGTCTATTTCTAATTAAGAAATTCTAATTTTGTCTGAATTCAACAAGAGAATCTCCAAATCCTAAAGCCCAAAGATGTCAAAAATGTTGTATTTTGTGGGCACAAAAAGCCATTCACAGCAAGAGATTATATTCTTACATAAACCTGGCTTTGGGCTCCAGGGTTTAGATGAGTTCAGCTATGGtcagaaaatgctgctgggctgcttgggtgagcctcctgcttcctcctgtaAAACCTTCCCCTCTTGATCCTGTTCACTCTAGGTCTGGCTAGTAATTACTGATGGAAGTGCTAATTGTATCCCTGGCCTCTTTTATGCTCCTTTAAAGAGAGTTTCTACTGCTGCTCTTGCAGGAGGAGGTTGTGCTGGGGATGTCCCATGAGGGGCCAGCAGGCTTGGCCTCAGGGAACTTGTCACCTGTCACATCTCAGTGGATCTGACTTGTGCTTTGGGTTGcatcttccagctctgctccctgagggccaagccctggagatgccTTTCACCAAGCAACCTGCTCTTGGTTAGCTGCTTTAGAGGGGGGCTGGCTGGGCTAGACaagctccagaggtcccttccagctcccttcCTTCTGGGCTGCTGGGATGTTTGGATGTTGGAGTGCTGGGATGTTGGGATGTTGGGATGCTGGGATGTGTAGATGCTTGTCTTCACCAGGACATGGACGCTGTGTGCCTGGGTGGAAGCTGTGTAGCACAGAGCGTGGGccctcccacccagcccctTGGTTCCCTGACAAGTGCAGAATGTGCCCATTGTCTGCCCGGCAGCACGGGGAGGTTCATGGCACACGAACCCACCGGGAATGTTAAGCGGGTTAggtggcagggtgctggggaaggtggtCACCCTCTGGGGATTAGGGGCAGGAACAATCGGTGTCCCTGtgagcaggcagggacacaAAGAGCCATTGTGCCCAGGGGACAACATCACTGTTTGTTACCGCGGGGCTGACATGCTGAAAGACCCGCTCTCCACGCCAGCACAAAAGCTTCCTTGCCTCAGATTGTTTGTTTATGTAAATTAAAATGGTGAATTTAATTATGCAACGGGCCGAGCCCCAGCAACAAGCGAGGTGCTGATTGGGTCACCCCGTGGCCAGAGCCGGCAGGCAAGCCCTTGGCACATCTGATGGTGCCACCAGGGACCCGCTCGGCTGCAGGGGAGACGCCGTGACCGAGCAGGGCAGCAGGATctgggggcagggggtgagGAGCGGCGCTCCCCACCCCGGGGTGCAGGACCGAGGCCCTGCTGAGCACAGCCTGGCTGGTGGGCAGGGCACACAGCATGACAGAAGAAGTCCCAGCAGGATCCACCATGCCCGAGTGCAACGGGAGCATCCCCCCGGAGAAGGGCCCGCACCAGGTCGTCGGTGTCATCGATGAAATAACAAAATCTGTTGAGACAGTGCCTTATGTGAATGCAGAAACAAGCCCTGAGCCTCCAcctgggaaagaaaatcagGAGGAAAATAGAAATTCGTTGGCAGAGGATGTAACATGTGGGGATTTTGTTGCCGAGAAGCAATGCGAAGGTAACGTGCAAGGCtgcctttgtgtgtgtgtttgggaagcagagctctgtTTTGTGTATGGCCTTGGGAACAGCAGGAGGGACTGTGACATTAGGCAGAGTTTCCAGCCTCTGGTAGTTTTAACAGTAGCTCAGAGTAATTCAGAGTTTAGGGACAGATTAGAACTAATGGTTACAGAGGAGCCGATGGAAAGTGTCTGAGTAAAGAAACGAGAATTTTCAGTCTGCTCTGAAAAACCTGCCGCCAGGCTGCGACCTGGTTACCCTCACTAACTGCTCGATTGCCCATTCCTTGTGCTTTGTATTTCCTAAAGAAAAGCCAGAGGGAAGCGATGGGACACTACAGCCAGGgccagctgctgcccaggacACGGGGACCGACGGACAGGAATCGGAGGGAGGTAATGGATGATGCTGTGTGATGTGAGGTTTCCCCAGAGCATGGTGATGAGTAGCCCTCAAGGGCTggttattattaattttataaaattcagTCAGACCCTTATATTCTGGAGAGCAGTGGCTCgtttctcagcagcagagatgccACCTCTTAGCAAACACAActggtatttttcttcctgaggtTTGTGTGTGCCCATTACCATGGGCAAGTTAAAATGTGGTGAATATATGtacacacagacaaaaatattcaaTTAAGGTGTGTAAAATGCAGCTCCTCCTCCCTAAAGCAGgagtattttattatttctgaaggGGGGAGCTATGTCTCTCCATGGGTGGGCTTTTGCTTGTTGTGTTACTGCCCTCCCACAGGCTTTTGCCTGGCTGGTTTTGGACAAGGGATGGCTGAGCTGTAGGCTAGTGATGTTCCCCCCAGTTAAGGGGATGATGTTCCCAGTCTGATGaagagctggcagctctgcccctctccccagcaacctgctgctgtggtgctggACCCCTCCTGCCATTTACACACCACCAGGAAGCAGCAAGTTGGCATTTTCTATATGTCAGCTGCCCCATAAATATGAGACCCCTCCTTGGAGAAGAGCAAATTAACAACTCAGAGTAGCCATTGTGGCACTGGCAAAGCTGGTGCTGGTGAATGTAGCTCTAAAAGATGTATGGGCCATGCCTTATGAACAGAAActgtaaaaggagaaaaaaaaatgaaccttTGTCATAggcaaaataatatttcataGCAGGTGCAGAGGCTGCAAGGAGGTGAATCATGCTGGAGGCTTTCCCACTTAGAGCTGACATCCATATTCCAGCTGTGTTGCTTTATGAGTGCACAATAAAACCTATTAAACGATCTCGCAcagccccctgctcccccccaccccagccacaAGCACTTTATCTCTAAATTGCAGGCAGCTTTTTAGTGCCCAACCAATTTACTCTAATTAATACTCAGGACCCCACAGGCAAAATGTTGAATAGGCCATTTGTTGGATACTGAAGCATCATTGGaggcagcaggacacagaggagATGGCCATCTCAGCCTGGTTGGCCACCTCTGATGGAGGGACAGGTCCCAGGAGGGCTCTGCCAGGTCCTGCTGTATCCTAGCCCCAAGGAGATGAGACCCTGTGGTCCCATGGCAGGGTCAGCAGGTTTGAGCCCCAGGAGACAGGCAGGGAGCTCTGGGAAAGTGTCTGGGACAGGTGCTGTGCAGGGCTCTGCCATGGTGTGTTCCTCAGCTGtggtggggagggcaggagcagagctgtgggtgcAGGAGGCAT
Proteins encoded in this region:
- the CYTIP gene encoding cytohesin-interacting protein isoform X2, whose product is MRDLYSELLHVQTKNKVLTCVTMYPAHHSLLMLKTLRFPHQNDYCLEVCTCVCKVQEESPAHLSGLQMGDILTSINGVNTDGFCHKQIVNLIKSSGNYLRLETINGAMFLRKMELETKLQLLKHRLQQRRGELRSLLLRERHLLHGEVKDTAMQDALELEEPGFLEGCSPPGPLRVQPRISSSSSSRSRLSSITLGSEDSCYQSGAFEDWAVEGLSCQISLEDDCVFPGEGDGAAGRSCLRRNRSISSGSASSLWEGGSCSSSFGTLPRKSRRSSVRKHLLKFIPGLQQALEEEESRV